A genomic stretch from Caballeronia sp. LZ062 includes:
- a CDS encoding winged helix-turn-helix domain-containing protein, with protein sequence MTKKHLVDAYFRFLNLAQAVQALPSVPKLDAAEERLLEALTAAWHAGRTLTVTETMALSAAGAPATVHRKLTRLKQQGLVTLDDTGADMRTKSVVPTPKALAYFEKLAACLEEAKKK encoded by the coding sequence ATGACGAAAAAACATCTCGTCGACGCTTACTTCCGCTTCCTGAATCTCGCGCAGGCGGTTCAGGCCTTGCCCTCCGTGCCGAAGCTGGACGCGGCCGAAGAACGGCTGCTCGAAGCCCTCACGGCGGCCTGGCACGCGGGCCGCACGCTGACGGTGACGGAAACCATGGCGCTGTCGGCGGCCGGCGCGCCGGCAACCGTGCACCGCAAGCTGACGCGCCTCAAACAGCAAGGTCTCGTCACGCTCGACGATACCGGCGCGGACATGCGCACGAAGTCCGTCGTGCCGACCCCGAAGGCGCTCGCCTACTTCGAGAAGCTCGCTGCCTGTCTCGAAGAAGCCAAGAAGAAGTAG
- a CDS encoding aldo/keto reductase, with the protein MRPPKTWRTPGRRDFLLASAAALLTVPAARAWAADAPIEPMHKRRIPSTGEALPVVGCGTWRTFDVGDDAARRRELAEVLRVLFAAGGSVIDSSPMYGTSEAVAGALLTELHARDKAFIATKVWTEGREEGIAQMQQSMQRLAAPRIDLMQIHNLLDWRTQLATLRDWKAAGRVRYIGITHYTSSAFGQVEAVLRAERVDFVQINYAANDRDAEARLLPLAADRGVAVIVNQPFGGGSLLAELRGRPLPPFAAELGCTSWAQLLLKFVLGNPAVTCVIPGTGRREYMVDNVHAGIGVYPDAALRRRIEEAVA; encoded by the coding sequence ATGAGGCCTCCCAAGACGTGGCGCACGCCGGGCCGGCGCGACTTTTTGCTTGCGTCCGCCGCCGCTCTGCTGACCGTGCCCGCCGCTCGCGCATGGGCTGCGGACGCGCCCATCGAACCGATGCATAAGCGCCGGATTCCCTCGACCGGCGAAGCGTTGCCGGTCGTCGGATGCGGCACATGGCGCACTTTCGACGTCGGCGACGACGCCGCGCGCCGGCGTGAACTCGCCGAGGTGCTCCGCGTTCTGTTCGCGGCGGGCGGATCGGTGATCGATTCGTCGCCGATGTACGGCACGTCCGAAGCAGTCGCTGGCGCGCTGCTCACCGAATTGCATGCGCGCGACAAGGCGTTCATCGCGACCAAGGTCTGGACGGAAGGCCGCGAGGAAGGCATTGCGCAGATGCAACAGTCGATGCAGCGCCTCGCCGCGCCCCGCATCGACCTCATGCAAATCCACAATCTGCTCGACTGGCGCACCCAGCTTGCCACCCTGCGCGACTGGAAAGCCGCCGGGCGCGTGCGCTATATCGGCATCACGCATTACACGTCGAGCGCGTTCGGCCAGGTCGAAGCCGTCTTGCGCGCCGAGCGCGTCGACTTCGTGCAGATCAATTACGCCGCCAACGACCGCGACGCCGAAGCGCGCCTGCTGCCGCTCGCGGCCGACCGCGGCGTCGCCGTGATCGTCAATCAGCCGTTCGGCGGCGGGTCGCTCTTGGCCGAGTTGCGCGGCAGGCCGCTGCCGCCTTTTGCGGCGGAACTCGGCTGCACCAGTTGGGCACAGCTTCTGCTGAAGTTCGTGCTGGGCAATCCGGCGGTCACGTGCGTCATTCCGGGCACGGGCCGCCGCGAGTACATGGTCGACAACGTTCACGCGGGCATCGGCGTCTATCCGGATGCGGCGCTGAGACGGCGTATCGAGGAAGCCGTCGCGTGA
- a CDS encoding DUF1810 domain-containing protein: MGDPFNLQRFVSAQESVIDEVRAELSAGRKRTHWMWFVFPQIAGLGHSPMAQRYAIQSLAEAQAYLAHPVLGARLVELTRTVNGVEGRSIEDIFGYPDHMKFHSSMTLFARAAPDEPIFDETLRRHFDGRPDEATLMRLR, translated from the coding sequence ATGGGCGATCCGTTCAACCTGCAACGCTTCGTGAGTGCGCAGGAAAGCGTCATCGATGAAGTGCGCGCCGAGCTGTCCGCCGGCCGCAAGCGTACGCACTGGATGTGGTTCGTGTTCCCGCAGATCGCGGGGCTCGGCCATAGCCCCATGGCGCAGCGTTACGCGATCCAGTCGCTCGCCGAAGCGCAGGCGTATCTCGCGCATCCGGTGCTGGGCGCACGGCTCGTCGAGCTGACGCGCACCGTCAACGGCGTCGAGGGCCGCAGCATCGAGGACATTTTCGGGTATCCGGACCACATGAAATTCCATTCGTCGATGACGCTTTTCGCGCGCGCCGCGCCCGACGAGCCGATCTTCGACGAAACGCTGCGCCGTCACTTCGACGGCCGCCCCGACGAAGCGACGCTCATGCGCCTGCGCTGA
- a CDS encoding DUF2945 domain-containing protein has translation MSRSLKVHDHVSWNTPQGETTGRVVRVISERTTLDGHTVNASKDDPHYEVESDKSGKRAVHKGSALKPVSH, from the coding sequence ATGAGCCGATCGCTGAAAGTTCACGACCACGTGAGCTGGAATACGCCGCAGGGCGAGACCACGGGCCGCGTGGTGCGCGTCATTTCCGAGCGCACGACGCTCGACGGGCACACGGTCAACGCGTCGAAAGACGATCCGCATTACGAAGTCGAGAGCGACAAGAGCGGCAAGCGCGCCGTCCACAAGGGCAGCGCGCTCAAACCCGTTTCGCACTGA
- a CDS encoding PRC-barrel domain-containing protein codes for MNLKFVALLCASSAIGLASTLASTSSFAQVAGAQPLGVSVQVSTAIIDGWSVKKSILNKPVVNDDGKRVGVIHDIIIAPDRSVSFAIIAANQFLGVSHHDVAIPIEQIDVKDGKLVLPGATKDAIKALPEFQYSKVKATPVARDQFEHH; via the coding sequence ATGAACTTGAAATTCGTGGCACTGCTCTGCGCTTCTTCGGCCATCGGCCTTGCTTCCACGCTTGCTTCCACGTCTTCGTTCGCGCAGGTCGCGGGCGCGCAGCCGCTCGGCGTCTCCGTTCAGGTCTCGACCGCGATCATCGACGGGTGGAGCGTGAAAAAGTCGATTCTGAACAAACCCGTCGTCAACGACGACGGCAAACGCGTCGGCGTGATCCACGACATCATCATCGCGCCCGACCGTTCGGTCTCGTTCGCGATCATCGCGGCGAATCAGTTCCTTGGCGTGTCGCACCACGACGTCGCCATCCCGATCGAGCAGATCGACGTAAAGGACGGCAAGCTGGTGCTGCCGGGCGCGACCAAGGACGCGATCAAGGCGCTGCCGGAATTCCAGTACTCGAAGGTGAAGGCCACGCCGGTGGCGCGCGACCAGTTCGAACATCACTGA
- a CDS encoding MDR family oxidoreductase, with amino-acid sequence MFNALLLDKQDDRTVASIQSIDESRLPAGDVLVRIEYSTLNYKDALAITGKGPVVRSFPMVPGIDFAGVVEESTHADYRPGDLVVMNGWGAGETHWGGLAQKARVPGGHLIPLPAGITTRQAMAVGTAGYTAMLCVQALAQRGVAPGQGDVLVTGANGGVGSFAVAILAKRGYRVIASTGRPEEAARLRELGAADVIDRNTLSAAGKPLQKERFAAAVDCVGSHTLANVCASLRYGGAVAACGLAQGMDFPATVAPFILRGVALLGVDSVYVPRERRVAAWNAIADDVPVATIERVASTISLADAPQTAASLLRGEIKGRVIVDVNA; translated from the coding sequence ATGTTCAACGCGCTGCTGCTCGACAAACAGGACGACCGCACGGTGGCGTCCATTCAGTCAATCGACGAGTCGCGTCTGCCTGCGGGCGACGTGCTCGTGCGCATCGAATACTCGACGCTCAATTACAAGGACGCGCTCGCGATCACGGGCAAGGGCCCCGTCGTGCGCAGCTTTCCGATGGTGCCCGGCATCGACTTCGCGGGCGTCGTCGAGGAGAGCACGCACGCGGACTATCGGCCGGGCGACCTCGTCGTGATGAACGGCTGGGGCGCGGGCGAAACGCATTGGGGCGGCCTTGCCCAGAAAGCGCGCGTGCCGGGCGGGCATCTGATTCCGCTGCCCGCCGGCATCACGACGCGTCAGGCGATGGCCGTCGGCACGGCCGGCTACACGGCGATGCTTTGCGTGCAGGCGCTCGCGCAACGCGGCGTCGCGCCCGGCCAGGGCGATGTGCTCGTGACCGGCGCTAACGGCGGCGTCGGCAGCTTCGCAGTGGCGATTCTCGCGAAGCGCGGCTATCGCGTGATCGCATCGACCGGACGGCCCGAGGAAGCGGCGCGGCTGCGTGAGCTCGGCGCGGCGGATGTCATCGACCGGAACACGCTGTCTGCCGCAGGCAAGCCGCTGCAGAAAGAGCGCTTCGCGGCGGCGGTGGACTGCGTCGGCAGTCACACGCTCGCCAACGTCTGCGCGAGCTTGCGATACGGCGGCGCGGTCGCCGCGTGCGGGCTTGCGCAGGGCATGGATTTTCCAGCGACGGTGGCGCCGTTCATTCTGCGCGGCGTGGCGCTGCTCGGCGTCGACAGCGTCTACGTGCCGCGAGAGCGGCGCGTCGCGGCGTGGAACGCGATCGCCGACGACGTGCCGGTAGCCACCATTGAGCGCGTGGCAAGCACGATTTCGCTCGCCGACGCGCCGCAGACCGCTGCGAGCCTGCTGCGCGGAGAGATCAAAGGGCGTGTCATCGTCGATGTGAATGCGTGA
- a CDS encoding methyl-accepting chemotaxis protein, with amino-acid sequence MNLRNITIKNKLIAGFGLLAVLLVLVAGMSLRALSVATDGFAHYVHGINARADVAAQIRAAVDRRAIAARNLVLVTKPADLEMEKAAVERAHQDVQARLKQLQDMMASASDTSDKARSLVGEMTSVEALYGPVATAIEALTLAGRHDEAIVKLDDECRPLLARLVKATDDYATYTNVRRDEMVREFEANYLMQRNVLLALCVFGGLFAVAAGIAVTRSITAPIAEAVGIAQTVARGDLRSRIVAETKDETGDLLRALAQMNARLTETVSRVRESGGAVGGAARELATGNTDLSQRTEEQAASLQETAASMEQLTSTVRQNADNAQQASTLASNASEVARKGNDVVGRVVSTMQGISDSSARIADITGMIEGIAFQTNILALNAAVEAARAGEQGRGFAVVATEVRSLAQRSSTAAKEIKELIADSADKVRDGSALAGEAGSTMIEVTQAVARVTDIMEEIAAASTEQGRGIEQINQAITQMDEVTQQNASLVEEAAAASQALEEQGRKLNEVMAFFTVEAGASAFAAESPARLVARKAPRSAPVRREAASAATDANGWSAF; translated from the coding sequence GTGAACCTTCGCAATATCACCATCAAGAACAAGCTGATTGCCGGCTTCGGTTTGCTCGCCGTGCTGCTCGTGCTGGTCGCGGGCATGTCGCTGCGTGCGCTGTCCGTCGCCACGGACGGCTTCGCGCATTATGTCCACGGCATCAACGCGCGCGCCGACGTGGCCGCGCAGATCCGCGCCGCCGTGGACCGCCGCGCCATCGCCGCGCGCAACCTGGTGCTCGTCACGAAACCCGCCGACCTCGAAATGGAGAAAGCGGCCGTCGAGCGCGCGCACCAGGACGTGCAGGCGCGGCTCAAACAGTTGCAGGACATGATGGCGTCCGCGTCCGATACGAGCGATAAGGCGCGTAGCCTCGTCGGCGAGATGACGAGCGTCGAGGCGCTCTACGGACCGGTAGCGACGGCCATCGAGGCGCTCACGCTCGCGGGCCGGCACGATGAAGCCATCGTCAAGCTGGACGACGAATGCCGGCCGCTGCTCGCGCGCCTCGTCAAGGCCACCGACGACTACGCGACTTACACCAACGTGCGCCGCGACGAGATGGTGCGCGAATTCGAGGCGAACTATCTGATGCAGCGCAACGTGCTGCTCGCGTTGTGCGTATTCGGCGGGCTCTTTGCCGTGGCCGCGGGCATCGCGGTCACGCGGTCGATTACCGCGCCGATTGCCGAGGCGGTCGGCATCGCACAGACCGTGGCGCGCGGTGATCTGCGCAGCAGGATCGTCGCCGAGACCAAGGACGAAACCGGCGATCTGCTGCGCGCGCTCGCCCAGATGAACGCGCGTCTGACGGAAACCGTGAGCCGCGTGCGCGAAAGCGGCGGTGCGGTCGGCGGCGCGGCGAGGGAACTCGCGACCGGCAACACTGACTTGAGCCAGCGCACCGAAGAGCAGGCGGCATCGCTGCAGGAGACGGCGGCGAGCATGGAGCAGCTGACGTCCACGGTGCGCCAGAACGCGGACAACGCGCAGCAGGCGAGCACGCTGGCGTCGAACGCTTCGGAGGTCGCGCGCAAGGGCAACGATGTCGTCGGCCGCGTCGTATCGACGATGCAGGGGATCAGCGACAGTTCAGCGCGGATCGCGGATATCACCGGCATGATCGAAGGCATTGCGTTTCAGACGAACATTCTTGCGTTGAATGCCGCCGTCGAGGCGGCGCGCGCGGGCGAGCAGGGACGCGGCTTCGCGGTCGTCGCAACGGAGGTGCGCAGCCTGGCGCAGCGGTCTTCGACGGCGGCCAAGGAAATCAAGGAACTGATCGCCGATTCGGCCGACAAGGTGCGCGACGGCTCGGCGCTCGCAGGCGAAGCCGGTTCGACGATGATCGAAGTGACGCAGGCTGTCGCACGCGTGACCGACATCATGGAAGAAATCGCGGCGGCGTCGACGGAGCAGGGACGCGGCATCGAGCAGATCAATCAGGCGATCACGCAGATGGACGAAGTGACGCAGCAGAACGCGTCGCTGGTGGAGGAGGCGGCGGCCGCGTCGCAGGCGCTCGAAGAGCAGGGGCGCAAGCTGAACGAGGTGATGGCGTTCTTCACCGTCGAAGCGGGCGCATCCGCGTTCGCGGCGGAGTCGCCCGCGCGGCTGGTCGCGCGCAAGGCGCCGCGAAGCGCGCCGGTGCGTAGGGAAGCGGCGAGCGCGGCTACGGATGCGAATGGGTGGAGCGCGTTTTGA
- a CDS encoding aminotransferase class V-fold PLP-dependent enzyme, with translation MTDPLDVRTPEFDAALRALPATPAPSPALGTDETYWDAVRGLYRQTDAVVNLENGYWGAMAEPVKSVFHHWIDRVNDETTTLVRPHWPGIHDGLRERVAAAMGCGVEEIELTRNATEALLALISGYNRLSPGDTVLYSDLDYPCGKDAMEWLRERRGVTPVRITIPEPHGQEHFRRTVVRTYAQALRTHPRTRLVLLSHVCFATGLVMPVAELAALAREAGADVIADAAHSWGALDFDVPTLDVPFAALNLHKWIGAPLGCGAIYIRRGHLAAVDPYLGDRTWPADDIRSRVHTGSPNFAAWLTVPAALELHGRIGPHTKEARLRALRDAWVKPARALPGVRIMTPDDPSMTTGITAFRLDGRSARATCDALRERFGLFTVTRPGPDAGDVVRVTPALFSRMSDVERLAEALGVLSREAG, from the coding sequence ATGACCGATCCGCTCGACGTTCGCACGCCCGAATTCGACGCCGCCCTGCGCGCGCTGCCCGCCACGCCCGCCCCGTCGCCCGCCCTCGGCACCGACGAGACGTACTGGGACGCCGTGCGCGGGTTGTATCGGCAGACGGATGCCGTCGTCAATCTGGAGAACGGCTACTGGGGCGCAATGGCCGAGCCGGTGAAGTCAGTGTTTCATCACTGGATCGACCGCGTAAATGACGAGACGACGACGCTCGTGCGCCCGCACTGGCCCGGCATCCACGACGGCCTGCGCGAGCGCGTCGCGGCGGCGATGGGTTGCGGCGTCGAGGAAATCGAACTGACGCGCAACGCGACGGAGGCGCTGCTCGCGCTCATCAGCGGCTACAACCGCCTCTCGCCGGGCGACACGGTGCTCTACAGCGACCTCGACTACCCGTGCGGAAAGGACGCGATGGAATGGCTGCGCGAGCGGCGCGGCGTCACGCCGGTACGGATCACGATTCCCGAGCCGCACGGGCAGGAGCACTTCCGCCGCACGGTCGTCCGAACGTATGCGCAAGCGCTGCGCACGCACCCGCGCACGCGGCTCGTGCTGCTTTCGCACGTCTGCTTCGCGACCGGCCTCGTGATGCCCGTCGCCGAACTGGCGGCGCTGGCGCGAGAGGCCGGGGCCGACGTGATCGCCGATGCCGCGCATTCCTGGGGCGCGCTCGACTTCGATGTGCCGACCCTGGACGTGCCGTTCGCCGCGCTGAATCTGCATAAGTGGATCGGCGCGCCGCTCGGCTGCGGCGCAATCTATATCCGCCGCGGACACCTCGCCGCCGTCGATCCGTATCTCGGCGACCGCACGTGGCCCGCCGACGACATTCGTTCGCGCGTGCATACCGGCTCGCCGAACTTCGCGGCGTGGCTCACGGTGCCGGCGGCGCTGGAGTTGCACGGGCGCATCGGCCCGCATACGAAGGAAGCGCGTCTTCGCGCGCTGCGGGATGCGTGGGTGAAGCCGGCGCGCGCGCTGCCGGGCGTGCGCATCATGACGCCCGACGATCCGTCGATGACCACGGGCATCACCGCTTTCCGGCTCGACGGCCGCAGCGCCCGCGCCACCTGCGACGCGCTTCGCGAGCGCTTCGGCCTCTTCACCGTGACGCGGCCCGGTCCGGATGCGGGCGACGTGGTGCGCGTGACGCCCGCGCTGTTCTCGCGGATGTCGGATGTCGAGCGGTTGGCCGAGGCGCTCGGCGTGTTGTCGCGGGAAGCGGGTTAG
- a CDS encoding NAD-dependent protein deacetylase: protein MGRRFALYFDDTAPANYRAFQATQGRHVLSLYDFVERHPRLFVLSGAGISTESGIPCYRDREGQRTGRAPILLKEFLGSDYARRRYWARSLIGWPVVASAQPNAAHHAVRALAARSRVHRLVTQNVDGLHTRAGNPDVIELHGNLGRVRCMDCGARHERADVQRLLEAANPDFAGYTAPAVPDGDALIEDLDFGAFDVPGCTRCGGLLKPDVVFFGEGVPREIVQDAASALDGADAMLVIGSSLMVYSGYRFCEWAAKSGKPIAAINIGKTRADALLSLKVEAPCSEALEELIARLDARSVGGEGASA, encoded by the coding sequence ATCGGCAGGCGTTTCGCCTTATATTTTGACGATACCGCGCCGGCAAATTACCGCGCGTTTCAGGCAACCCAAGGACGGCACGTGCTTTCACTTTATGACTTTGTCGAGCGGCATCCGCGGCTCTTCGTACTTTCCGGCGCGGGCATCAGCACCGAGTCCGGCATTCCCTGCTATCGCGATCGTGAGGGCCAGCGCACAGGCCGAGCGCCGATTCTGCTCAAAGAGTTCCTCGGTTCCGATTATGCGCGGCGGCGTTACTGGGCGCGTAGCCTCATCGGCTGGCCGGTGGTGGCGAGCGCGCAGCCCAACGCGGCGCATCACGCGGTTCGGGCGCTGGCCGCGCGCTCGCGCGTGCATCGGCTGGTGACGCAAAACGTCGATGGACTGCACACGCGCGCCGGGAACCCGGACGTGATCGAACTGCACGGCAACCTTGGCCGCGTGCGCTGCATGGACTGCGGCGCGCGGCATGAACGTGCGGACGTGCAACGCCTTCTAGAAGCGGCCAATCCCGATTTCGCCGGCTACACGGCGCCTGCCGTGCCGGACGGCGACGCGCTGATCGAAGACCTGGATTTCGGCGCGTTCGACGTGCCCGGCTGCACTCGTTGCGGCGGCCTGCTGAAGCCGGACGTGGTGTTCTTCGGCGAGGGCGTGCCGCGCGAGATCGTGCAGGACGCGGCGAGCGCACTCGACGGCGCGGACGCGATGCTCGTGATCGGCTCGTCGCTGATGGTCTATTCCGGCTACCGCTTTTGCGAGTGGGCCGCGAAAAGCGGCAAACCGATTGCGGCGATCAACATCGGCAAGACGCGCGCCGATGCGCTGCTCTCGCTGAAAGTGGAAGCGCCGTGCTCGGAGGCGCTGGAGGAGTTGATCGCGCGGCTGGATGCGCGCTCTGTCGGCGGGGAAGGCGCTTCCGCGTAG
- a CDS encoding zinc-binding alcohol dehydrogenase family protein — translation MLTVICETPGTLKAEERAKPQRAENEVLLRVKRVGVCGTDLHIFTGNQPYLSYPRVMGHELSGVIEEADAASGLKAGDTVYVMPYLSCGKCIACRQGKTNCCVNIQVLGVHRDGAFTEYLNLPAQFVHKAEGVTLDQAAMVEFLAIGAHAVRRADVQPGQRVLVVGAGPIGMAAITFSRLRGANVTALDTRADRLAFCKRELKADATVQIGERDKEELSQLTNGEFFNVVFDATGNSRAMERGFEFIAHGGKYVLVSIVPDRISFADPEFHKREATLLASRNATPEDFETVLAAMRRGDVPTDALNTHRMTLNDVPEQFSSLLDPKAGVVKAIVEC, via the coding sequence ATGCTGACCGTCATCTGCGAAACCCCCGGCACCCTGAAGGCCGAAGAACGCGCCAAGCCGCAGCGCGCCGAGAACGAAGTGCTGCTGCGCGTGAAGCGCGTCGGCGTGTGCGGCACGGACTTGCACATCTTCACGGGGAATCAGCCGTATCTGTCGTATCCGCGCGTGATGGGCCACGAATTGTCCGGCGTGATCGAAGAAGCCGACGCAGCCAGCGGTCTCAAAGCGGGCGATACCGTCTACGTGATGCCGTATCTGTCGTGCGGCAAGTGCATTGCGTGCCGTCAGGGCAAGACCAACTGCTGCGTCAACATTCAGGTGCTGGGCGTGCACCGCGACGGCGCGTTTACGGAATATCTGAACTTGCCCGCGCAGTTCGTCCACAAGGCGGAAGGCGTCACGCTCGATCAGGCCGCCATGGTCGAATTCCTCGCGATCGGCGCGCACGCCGTGCGCCGCGCGGACGTGCAGCCGGGCCAGCGCGTGCTGGTGGTCGGCGCCGGGCCGATCGGCATGGCGGCGATCACGTTCTCCCGGCTGCGCGGCGCGAACGTGACGGCGCTCGACACGCGCGCGGACCGTCTCGCCTTTTGCAAGCGCGAACTGAAGGCGGACGCGACCGTGCAGATCGGCGAGCGCGACAAGGAAGAACTGTCGCAGCTGACGAATGGTGAATTCTTCAACGTGGTGTTCGACGCGACCGGCAATTCCCGCGCGATGGAGCGCGGCTTCGAGTTCATCGCGCATGGCGGCAAGTACGTGCTCGTGTCCATCGTGCCGGATCGCATCTCGTTCGCGGACCCGGAGTTTCACAAGCGCGAAGCGACGCTGCTCGCAAGCCGCAACGCGACGCCCGAGGACTTCGAGACGGTGCTGGCCGCCATGCGCCGCGGCGACGTGCCGACCGATGCGCTGAACACGCATCGCATGACGCTCAACGACGTGCCCGAGCAGTTCTCGTCGCTGCTGGATCCGAAGGCGGGCGTCGTGAAGGCGATCGTCGAGTGCTGA
- a CDS encoding GFA family protein, with protein sequence MSRIAIHEGHCACGAVRVRVFAEPKDVNLCHCMTCRRIHGAPFGVYAIFERDAVEVSGDTIAWPSSPTGRRHHCPACGSPVYLAFDGVPEIEVPTGIFDEIGLYPPAYEIWCKTAEPWHDDHGRPHYARSRPQ encoded by the coding sequence ATGAGCCGAATTGCCATTCACGAGGGACACTGCGCGTGCGGCGCGGTTCGCGTGCGCGTGTTTGCCGAACCGAAGGACGTCAACCTGTGCCATTGCATGACGTGCCGCCGCATCCACGGCGCGCCGTTCGGCGTGTACGCAATCTTCGAGCGCGATGCGGTGGAGGTTTCCGGCGACACCATCGCCTGGCCGAGTTCGCCGACGGGCCGCCGCCATCACTGTCCGGCGTGCGGTTCGCCGGTCTATCTGGCGTTCGACGGGGTGCCTGAAATCGAAGTGCCGACCGGCATCTTCGACGAGATCGGGCTGTATCCGCCCGCGTATGAAATTTGGTGCAAGACCGCCGAGCCGTGGCATGACGATCACGGCCGGCCGCATTACGCGCGCAGCCGTCCGCAGTAG
- a CDS encoding OmpW family outer membrane protein: MRTKLGAMLLASTAFFAGAAHANDTAPQSDATMSAIHAGDVIVRLRAISIEPQVSAGGALGSLGVDVNNAIVPELDFTYMVRDQIGVELILATSRHQVTSRIGGLGGVGVLPPTVLLQYHFNHQGHVRPYVGAGLNYTYFYNDKLKAGDTPVSIKRSSFGPALQAGVDVDVAKNVFVNADVKKIWMRTSASAGGTDLGSLKIDPWVLGVGVGMKF, translated from the coding sequence ACGAAACTTGGGGCGATGCTGCTGGCAAGCACAGCATTTTTCGCGGGCGCGGCGCACGCGAACGACACCGCACCGCAAAGCGATGCAACCATGAGCGCCATCCACGCGGGCGACGTGATCGTGCGCCTGCGCGCAATTAGCATCGAACCGCAGGTATCGGCGGGCGGGGCGCTCGGCTCGCTGGGCGTGGACGTGAACAACGCCATCGTGCCGGAGCTGGACTTCACCTACATGGTTCGCGACCAGATCGGCGTGGAATTGATTCTCGCGACGTCGCGGCATCAGGTGACATCGCGTATCGGCGGGCTGGGCGGCGTGGGCGTGCTGCCGCCGACCGTGCTGCTGCAGTATCACTTCAATCACCAGGGACACGTGCGGCCGTACGTCGGGGCCGGACTCAACTACACGTACTTCTACAACGACAAGCTGAAGGCTGGCGACACGCCTGTCTCGATCAAGCGCAGCAGCTTCGGTCCGGCCTTGCAGGCGGGCGTGGATGTCGACGTCGCGAAGAACGTTTTCGTCAACGCGGACGTGAAGAAGATCTGGATGCGCACGAGCGCGTCGGCGGGCGGCACGGATCTCGGCTCGCTCAAGATCGATCCGTGGGTGCTCGGCGTGGGCGTCGGCATGAAGTTCTGA